One segment of Leptospirillum ferrooxidans C2-3 DNA contains the following:
- a CDS encoding DUF4147 domain-containing protein, which produces MNEEQYLKHSRDAIKRILETISPRSLIFKHLPLDPDKLGLTPPFFLLSVGKAASGMTEAIAPRWNISPEMTVTLIPKGSAPPRNYPTLYGEHPLPGSLSLQSTDHILKKISALPPETTLLSAISGGTSSLLSAPIHPITLKQKVQVITALMKNGTPIGEMNQVRSALSRVKGGKLLNFFHGTETLSIILSDTPGMPPETVGSGPTLPAIRGKEKLAENILKSLNIPIIIPKSSQKDPLTPSNRLLVHKPIVIGNTSTVIRNSLPFLQIPDANTHIWSALLKGDSQTVGTTLGSILATDRSSFNRNQLFIGAGETTVSLGESKGKGGRTLELALALSQTLHDGGIHSFVVGALATDGMDGNSQFAGCIIGGDQFGKNPRHKIQESLWSHNTKTIIQRNGWEIQTGPTGTNLNDLYWVYIPKFKEKGQNIEEKYFLQ; this is translated from the coding sequence TTGAATGAAGAGCAGTATTTAAAACATTCCAGAGATGCCATCAAGAGAATTCTGGAAACCATTTCCCCCCGGTCTCTGATCTTCAAACATCTCCCGCTTGATCCTGACAAACTTGGATTGACACCGCCTTTTTTCTTGCTCTCGGTCGGGAAAGCCGCTTCTGGAATGACTGAAGCGATTGCGCCCCGATGGAATATCTCTCCTGAAATGACTGTAACATTAATTCCCAAAGGATCTGCTCCACCTCGAAACTATCCAACACTTTATGGAGAACACCCACTTCCGGGGTCTTTGAGTCTCCAATCCACCGACCATATTCTCAAAAAAATCTCGGCCCTCCCCCCTGAAACAACCCTTCTTTCAGCAATCTCAGGGGGTACATCGAGTCTACTCTCTGCCCCCATTCATCCAATCACCCTGAAACAGAAAGTTCAAGTCATTACAGCGCTCATGAAAAATGGAACGCCTATCGGAGAGATGAATCAAGTCAGGTCTGCATTATCCCGGGTCAAAGGAGGAAAACTCCTGAACTTTTTCCACGGAACAGAGACATTATCCATTATCCTCTCCGACACACCAGGGATGCCGCCCGAAACAGTCGGTTCCGGCCCGACTCTTCCTGCAATCAGGGGAAAAGAAAAGCTCGCGGAGAACATTCTCAAATCATTGAATATCCCTATCATCATACCCAAGTCGTCTCAAAAAGATCCTTTAACACCGTCGAATCGTCTTCTGGTCCATAAACCAATTGTCATCGGAAATACCAGTACAGTCATCAGGAACTCTCTCCCATTTCTTCAGATACCTGATGCCAACACCCATATTTGGTCAGCCTTGCTCAAGGGAGATTCCCAAACGGTCGGAACAACTCTTGGCTCCATCCTTGCGACCGATAGATCCTCATTCAACCGGAACCAGCTTTTTATCGGTGCGGGAGAAACAACTGTATCCCTGGGAGAGTCAAAAGGGAAAGGGGGAAGAACGCTGGAGCTTGCACTAGCACTCTCACAAACCCTTCATGATGGCGGGATACACTCATTTGTTGTTGGGGCACTGGCAACAGATGGAATGGATGGGAACTCACAATTTGCAGGCTGTATTATCGGGGGAGATCAGTTCGGAAAAAATCCTCGGCACAAGATTCAGGAATCGTTATGGAGCCATAACACAAAAACGATTATCCAGAGAAACGGATGGGAGATCCAAACAGGTCCGACCGGAACCAACCTGAATGATCTGTATTGGGTTTATATCCCAAAGTTCAAAGAGAAAGGGCAAAACATTGAAGAGAAATATTTTTTACAATAA
- a CDS encoding class I SAM-dependent methyltransferase, producing the protein MAIQTMTFRDFMEWSLLDPEIGYYTHRAKIGFTGNDFVTAPEVSPVFSLLISEQIMELDRYLENPEKFYLIEAGPGNGTLMRSILTYLRLIDSHLFDRVHPILIEASPVLRQFQEKQLSGLMLKNPPLWMDMQTLSLSNIEGVILGNEFLDALPAHWVSMTNGELMEIHVELEKDGIVKKVQKPLLNPEVKNYFDWIGVQLPEGCEAEISLDAISILEKLDSVMSRGFMLWIDYGDRSAEKYSERRNRGTLRGFKGHQLIDQVLDHPPGSIDLTVHVDFTGVLKRLLELGHRLEGYSDQMSYLIALGVEQVLEENRLSETEALAAATLIHPLQMGRIFKVLLTSKGVKQKERLKGFPREALLPLLLSDHEYEKKDLI; encoded by the coding sequence ATGGCGATTCAGACAATGACTTTTCGGGACTTTATGGAATGGTCCCTGCTAGATCCTGAAATAGGATATTACACCCATCGGGCAAAAATTGGTTTTACAGGAAATGATTTTGTAACGGCTCCGGAGGTAAGTCCTGTTTTCTCCCTTTTGATATCAGAGCAGATCATGGAACTTGACCGGTACCTCGAGAATCCCGAGAAATTTTATCTGATTGAGGCAGGACCCGGCAATGGCACTTTGATGCGTTCAATCTTAACTTATCTGAGGCTGATTGATTCCCATCTGTTTGATCGAGTACATCCGATCCTCATTGAAGCGAGTCCAGTTTTAAGACAATTTCAGGAAAAACAGTTGTCGGGGCTTATGTTAAAAAATCCTCCGCTCTGGATGGACATGCAGACCCTTTCATTATCAAACATTGAGGGGGTTATTCTTGGAAATGAATTTTTGGATGCACTTCCTGCACATTGGGTTAGCATGACCAATGGGGAACTGATGGAGATTCATGTTGAACTCGAAAAAGATGGAATTGTGAAGAAAGTCCAGAAGCCTTTGCTCAACCCGGAAGTCAAGAATTATTTTGATTGGATAGGTGTGCAATTGCCGGAAGGGTGCGAAGCCGAGATCTCCTTGGATGCAATTTCCATTCTGGAAAAACTCGATTCAGTCATGTCCCGGGGGTTTATGTTGTGGATCGATTATGGAGATCGTTCGGCGGAGAAGTATTCAGAAAGAAGAAATCGTGGAACGCTCAGGGGGTTTAAGGGACATCAATTGATTGATCAGGTTCTGGATCATCCTCCAGGCAGTATTGACCTGACGGTTCATGTCGACTTTACCGGTGTTTTGAAGCGTCTTCTGGAACTGGGCCATCGTCTGGAGGGGTATAGCGACCAGATGTCGTATCTGATCGCTCTGGGAGTTGAGCAGGTTCTTGAAGAGAATCGATTAAGTGAAACGGAAGCACTTGCTGCAGCGACCCTTATCCACCCTCTGCAGATGGGTCGGATTTTCAAGGTATTGCTGACTTCAAAGGGAGTTAAGCAAAAGGAAAGACTGAAGGGCTTTCCCAGGGAAGCCCTTCTTCCTCTTTTGCTTTCTGATCATGAGTACGAGAAGAAAGACCTGATTTAG
- a CDS encoding c-type cytochrome, which translates to MSPITPPMKNSTAIGVTALFALVAFAILISLPEKKGTHEMKQEPSRVFPLASGKTLFEESCVQCHTLPLFKSHTPDQWPILVKKMNRYMEQTGKNYLSTDEADAVTSYILSNIPAKN; encoded by the coding sequence ATGAGTCCGATTACACCTCCCATGAAGAACTCCACTGCCATTGGGGTAACAGCCCTCTTTGCACTGGTGGCTTTTGCTATCCTGATTTCACTTCCGGAAAAAAAGGGCACCCATGAAATGAAACAAGAACCCTCGAGGGTCTTCCCTCTCGCATCCGGAAAAACACTGTTTGAAGAGTCGTGTGTCCAATGCCATACTCTCCCTCTTTTCAAATCCCATACTCCGGATCAATGGCCAATCCTTGTCAAAAAAATGAATCGTTATATGGAGCAAACCGGAAAAAACTACCTTTCCACAGACGAGGCAGATGCTGTTACCAGCTATATCTTGTCGAACATACCAGCAAAGAACTAA